The following DNA comes from Heliangelus exortis chromosome 2, bHelExo1.hap1, whole genome shotgun sequence.
TGTTGTACGTTCATGGTTCTATATTGGTTGTTAGTATTTCACCAGTTCTCAGTTTAAAACCTTGTCTGTAGGTTTTAGGTAGattaaaagatgaagaaatgcGGTGTCGGAAATACTTGCATCCCAGCTCATATGTCAAAGTGATTCATGAATGCCAACAGAGGATGGTAGCTGATCACTTGCAGTTTCTACATGCAGAATGTCACAATATTATCAGACAAGAGAAAAGAAGTGGTAAGTCTCAATGGTCACAAAAAGCATGTAGTGGTTTTTGCTTTACTCAGTTGCATTGCATTCTCCTGTCTTTATTCAATAACCTTCTGTATGCTTAAGTATTTTTAACTaacatatttaatttatttagaaaGCCCAATTAGACCctgaatgacatttttttcttttagcatgTAGTTCCAAATATATAGTCAAAGCCTTCTTTTTACTATTAACAACTCTTTTGAACAATATTCTGTCTTTCCTTGTCTTATCTTAAAAACACACTGAAGTCCTGTGTCCTgtagaaattataatttttatgcttgtgtttttatttgtaaaCCAATGGCTCTGTCTTTACAGATTTCTTCATCATCATTTGACAGGTCAGGATTATAAAATACTTGGCTTCTTTTCATAGCCACTTACTGTTTTCCTGAATCTTTTGTGACCTCTTTTCCTAAAACCATTTTACAGAAGCAGATGCTCTTAATAGTTATATTCCCTGCCTGACTGAAAAAATTATGCTTCCTGAAGACTACATGCCTCTTAGCCTTGAAAGAATGCTTAATCTTGCAGGAAAGATGGTTGCTATTAtgtgaaacaaattatttttcacagtgaaaCTCAAACTGTATTCAGTagtaggattaaaaaaaaaaaaaaagtcataataATGCCAGTTGCCTATTTATGGCTTTTCTAACCTGAGAAAAACCTCAAGCCActgctggaggaaaacaaaagatcaAGAAGATACTTAAACTGATTTTAGTCAGCTGCTGCTAAGGGAGATACAGGGAGGCCaagaattaaaagaaaccaGCATAATACTTTTCCATAGTAGCCCACCTCTCTTCTTGCAGTCTCTCCTAAGTAAGTTGTATTGGAATAGTGAGGTAGTCAGAAATACAGCACTCAGTGAAAAACAGTATTAGCCCtactcttgggtttttttcttttgtcagtgATCTGGTgtatgttaattttattttttttttttggaacatTTGGTCTTGTTTCAGTCTTTGAAAAGTTCTGTATGAAATTGTGAAACtaaattgtttgtttttagtgtTTCTAATCATATTCTATAAATATCTCTGTTACAGACATGGCAAATATGTATACTCTACTTCGTGCTGTGTCAAGTGGTTTACCTCATATGATTCAGGAACTACAAAACCATATCCATGATGAGGGCCTTAGAGCAACCAGCAATCTTTCTCAGGAAAATGTGAGTTACTTCAGGCAGCTGAAATTACCTATTTGATTAATATTCCTGATGAAATGttcacacttttctttttagtcattctggtttttaaaattttgtctaAAAGAAATGGGTTTGGAATATTTTGGATAAATTGTAGCTTCTAATCTGCACACTTACCTGTGCAGCACGTATCTATCCTCAGAGTTGATTGTTGTGATCTAACCAGAAACAGCTACAGCTAGATATTTCTCACTGTTGTTTGTTTAATGCTGTCATGGCAAGTTGGTCCTTTTGTTCCATGTATGCATTTTTATCCTGAATTTCAATGAATCCTGAAAGTCAGTGGCATTTGCTGTTCTGGTACGTTGGGAATCAGTGATTACATTTAGTTTAATTATATGTTATTTGTAAAGACTTGACATCTTGTCCTGATTTCAGTATAGCGTTTTATTCTAATAGCTTTGTAGTCTCCTATTTTAATGTAATGTCTGAAACTACTGTAGCTTAATTATTTTACTAAAGTGTgtcaaatttttttcagttcatatGTATTGAAATTAATCATTTCAATTTTTGTTCCTCTTCCATGGCTCTTCAGACACAAACAAGCAAGTTTTAATTTGGCATTATATTTGTACATGTATACATCTTGCTGTCTATATCTGTGCTCACTCTAGGCTGGTGACTTTAGCCAAGCACTGTTTTTGTCTATAATAATACATAAATATGACCTTTTGTAAATTCAACAAAAGTGACTTAACAGGAGTGCTTACTCTTCTGTAACTCCTGTGTACATAATGAGAATGGGCTGAAGTCTTTAGTAAAATAGTTtactttcaaattatttgtaaGTTTACTGAGGTTATTCTTTCAAACTAGCATTGTCTACACAGGGAAATGAATGCAGACCTAAGAGGGTGATGAAAATTAACAACTTTATGTAGATAAACTAAAAATTAGAAGTGCTTGTGCCACTGTGTGGATTAAGAATGTGtcatcaaaacatttttaatgtgtgACCTTAGGATGCACTAGGAGAGTCATGTAATGCAGCAAGTGTGTTGCACACTCTTGCATTGCTGTCTGCCAGCCTGCCTGCACAGGGACTTCTCTCATGTTAGCCATTTCTGTACAAAATGTTATGCTGAAATGCTGCACACTCAATTGGATCAGTAACTGTCCTACTTAGGAAAATTCAGAGGGTTCATCtggattttctgcttctgaaaccAGTGTGAATTAGCATCAAATAGTAAATTGTTTCAGTAGCTGTTTGGCTTGATTGCTGTACTTGTTATCATTAATGATAAAAGGGCTAATAAAGTGTTCTATAGAATGATGGAAAAGATTAGGCAACGTGGGAGCAGTATAGACTCAAATCTGTATTTGGTAGCAGAACTGTAAATGTAGTCACAgactttttatttccaaaatgtgCTTAAGCACAGTAGAATAAGTATACAATAATGCAGAATTAACCCTTTCAAATACTATGATTTTaacttttataaaaaagaataagTAGGAGAAAATGTACAACTAATGTAGATGTGTTTGTATGTGGGTAATACTAATTTTCTTAATAGCTTTCTTTCTATCTACCTTTTTAGATGCCAACTCAGTTTGTGGAGTCAGTTTTGGAAGTACATAGTAAATTTGTTCAACTCATCAACACTGTTTTGAATGGTGATCAACACTTTATGAGTGCCCTTGACAAGGTAACGTTTACTGATGAAGTAAAATGTTCTGGACTGTTTCAGGCTCACCACATGTTCAAAGGTAGAGTTTTTCTCTACCAGTTTTTCTAAGCAGTTTTTCTAGTTTAGATATGCAGTGGAACAAATGACAATCCAGTGTTGGGGAAAACATATGTACAAAGTGAACtatattaaatacttttttttttttttttttttttttttttttaacagggaccttttcattttaagtaaaaagacaaaaatagatCTGGCCTATTTAGTTTAAATTTAAGTCCAGATAGTAAGTAGACAAACTGTGGCTTTTTGGGTAGTTTGGTAACTCTGACATGCCTTTGAACCTGACTTTGCTTGCTGCTATAATGTTTAAACTCTGAATGCTGATACTATGACTAAAGTAGAAGCTTCCTTTAGATTTTTCAAGTTGATTACAAAGAATatctggaaaattattttactttgatGACTCTAAACAGCTAAATGTTTCCAGGAGAGAACTACACTTGAAGTTAAATAATTATGTTTAGGTAAAGAGAATTGTTGCTCTTTGTCCTTTAATTGCATATCCATGAAGATATTTAAGGTAACAGTTCtactttgttgttgttattattgacaacaacaaaattagcacaaactttattgttgttgttgttgttgttgttattattactaAAATCTGCAAAACATGCCTGGGCTCTTGAGGGAGAAAcaccttctgaaaaaaaagtacattttatcTAATCCATTTCTTAATTTCCCCCTCTTTCCCATATATCTTTGTATCTTTTTCCTAGAGAGTGTACTCACTACTTTCCTATCTATAATTTACTGTCATAGGATGTATGCatttatttcattgcttttttgtggtgtttgcaGTAATTGCAGTTTGTAGTTAGGCTCATAACTCTGATAATTTTCAGCCAAAGTTAATCTGGAAAGATATATAGTAATGAAAATAACTAAAATGAAAGTACTAATATGAATAATAGTCACTCAGTTGCATTTAATCTCATGTACCAGAAGGTGGAGTAAAATGAGATTGACATATACATTTGCTGGCACATAGGCaatgtgctttttctttaaacacatCAGTTTTTCACTTCAGCTATCTTTATagcaataaatattaaaaaacttaATCTGCTGTCAATTTCTCATGGTGGATATCAAAACTGCTTTTGTTGCCTCCAGTATTACTGTAGAAGAGCTCTTTAAGCTTCAAAGAGTTTCATATTTCTTGTCAAGTGATTCATTCCTTTCTCACAGAGATTCCAGGGACCTATcatcaaatattaaaaagtcAAGGCGTTGTACAAAAGCCTTGTCAgttcttaataataataataataataataataatgttttcCTTCCATAGGAGGAACTATAATTACTAGGAACTATGGTCATATAATTCTTTTGTTCCATATTAGTTTAAAACATTAATATAAATATGTCTAGTCTTGATGATTCTGATATATTTGTTTACAATATCCAGTTTTAAACTGCTATCAtatccttccttttcctttttctcgTGGTGAGGTTTTCTTCCCACTTCCATAGTTTTTGTGCTGTATTGCTTTGAATTTCCACTTTCaacaatactttttttcctcctctgtagTCTGTCACAAAATCCACCAACCTGAGGTCTTTCCTTCCTTATTACTTTGAGTGCACTGTGTGTGTTTTTCAGCTCAAGATACTGTTGCTGTAAGCTGTTGTTAGTGTGCTGCTGCTAGAATCTGCTTCCTTTCTTGCTCTGTACCAGAAtctatatattttacatttaagtTTCTAATCAGAACttattttgttcttctgctttctgcaatTAACCTGTCTTCCTCTACCCTtccagtcttttaaaaaatctctgcttAAGAATGTTCAACTCAAATTCTCACAGAGCAGTAATTCAGAAATgttattgtttcttttctgatcCCCTTCTGTTCTGTCCAGTTTTATAAGGTCTCAGATGGTTTTTGTCCTGAACATCTTTTATTTCTCcaaatttaataaaagaaaagttttaagtaattcatattttttctctttgctctaTGTTCCTATATAGGCATTGACATCAGTAGTTAACTATAGGGAGCCCAAGTCAATCTGCAAAGCACCTGAGTTGGTAAGTGATAAATGTTAttgtaaaaaataacaatacttTTTTTATAACTATCACATTTATTGTCATAGGGTCCATCACATGAATATATCCATGCACTAAGCTAGCCTCAGGTGTGTATTCAGtagtaataaataattttacctGCACACACATTTTGTAGGTGTGCAAAATTGGTGCAGTTGTAATTTTACTTACAGAATTGGTGGTTTCTTTGGATGTAGTATGTATTGTTTACCTATGAATATAACCCTGGTAATAGAACATGTGGCTTATTGCATGCTTCAACTTTTGTGTAGAAGTTTGGAATACCTTGGTGTACATTTGTTCTCCAGCTTGACAAgtaggtttgggtttgttttttctttttaacttgaGCTGGCCAAGTACTGTGACAACTTGTTGAAGAAATCAGCAAAAGGAATGACTGAGAATGAAGTAGAAGACAAACTCACAAGTTTCATTACTGTTTTCAAATACATTGATGACAAAGATGTATTCCAAAAGGTAACTCTTAATATTAAATACATGttaaaattttgcatttaaagtATGCTTGGATAATGTgtttatgcatttaaaaatcctcatatctgatttttttatgcAGTTCTATGCCAGAATGTTGGCAAAAAGATTAATTCATGGTTTGTCTATGTCTATGGATTCCGAAGAAGCCATGATTAATAAACTAAAGGTAATGTGAGATTCTTCTAATGCTGAATAAACAAACATAGGAGTATGTAATGGTGAGAGAATGCAGCAGGGGGTGCCAGAGATAACTTAGCGATCAGTAGAACCCGTTTCCAGTAGCTGAAAGGAAGAACCAGTTTCTTGGTAGTCTTTGACAGATGTATGGCTAAATGTTACTTAGGCATTTGAGATTTTAATGAGATTTTGTGTAGTTTTATTGTGTTTATAATTCATATTTACATTATAAAAGTATCAGAGACTTTCATAAGCTAGCtccatttttcaattttataaAACAATATAATTCATATCAGTTTATAGAAAGTGAGCTGAAGTAAAtctgataattttatttaatactgTTTGTTTCCTGTTGTATCTAGTGTTCTGTGTAAATATTATAGCAACACTCCTGCTGacaaaattttcatattttagcGGGGAATGTGGGGAATGTGcagaatttatttaataagTACTGTTTTCACCTTGAAACCTGTTACAATATTTCTTCACAGCAAGCCTGTGGTTACGAATTTACCAGCAAGCTCCATCGAATGTACACGGACATGAGTGTTAGTGCTGATCTCAATAATAAATTCAACAACTTTATCAAAAACCAGGACACAATTATAGATTTGGGAATTAGTTTTCAGATATATGTTCTACAGGTACTAATGTATATTTATTACTATTGAACTGTTTGTACTTAATTTTTATGTTGTAGTAACAAATGAACAATTTTTCTAACTCTGAATACTTTTTATATGGAAACTGGCACATTGTGATGATTATGGAacagtttattttccttgtttttctctttaaaattaacCCACTAGCATATTGAACAATAGTGATGTAAAATGCCTCGTGTTTATGTCTTGAAGTAACACTTCAGTGTGGCATGCATAAAGAGTAGCAAAAAATGAGCAGTAAAAGTTCTAGTCCAAATTGAATCTCTTATGACATAATATACACTATAGATCTATTTCATAGGGTGGGGGATTTTAATGTACCTATTGTATGAATATgttaatgcttttctttttcttgatatttttagGCTGGTGCATGGCCTCTAACTCAGGCTCCTTCCTCTACATTTGCAATTCCTCAGGAACTGGAAAAAAGTGTACAGATGGTAGGTTAGTAGGAAGCTTCTtgtaaaaatgtggaaaatgtaaaataactCCACACAAAAGATGatcactgaaacagaaagacctgagctgtttgttttgtttggaaatcATGGCTATAATTTTTCCATATAAAATTTGGAAAGGTCACCCAAATGACATACTGAATTGATAAATGTATTTGcataccttttctttttcacatctcTCTTCTTCATGATTGATGAGGGAGATACTGATAAATACAATCTGATTAACTGAGTTGACTGTTAGCTTTAAAACCAATTACTTGTATGTAGATAAAAGAAAACTTGCTTCTAGTGTTCAATCTTAACAGATtgtagctaccagtaagacaagagggcatggacttaagttctgccaggggaggtctaggttagatattaggaaaaacttctttacaaagagggtgatcagacattggaatgggctgcccagggagatggtggattttctgtccctggaggtttttaaaaagagactgaatgtggcactcagtgccatggtctggtagccacagtggtagtggattaagggttggacttgaggatctcaGATGGTCCTTTCTGggtgattctgtgtttctgtgattctgtgtaataGCAGATGAAAATGCAGACACAGATTTCTTGTCCCATATTTCTTAAGAGCCATTCAGAATCAAGCTTCAGGCAACCTTTAAAGCTCATTTTGCAAATTCTCAAAGCAGTAAAGGTCTTACGTACGCCAAATATTCTCATTGTGTGTGATTATTTCTGCTCTCTTTAGAGGtggaatattttattatttttgattATATTATTGTGTTCTAAATGTTACCTGTAcaaaattttttgttaaaatacagaatacatGTAGGTTTTTTAGTGAAGTACATTTTAGGCAATAAATATGCTTAAATACACCTTACTAATATCTGTTGCATGGTGAAGTACATTTTAGATGATAAAAATGTCACAATATTGGACATACTAGATTTTTTGAGCAGTTTTTATACCCTAAATTGCTATCTGATCTAAATTATTATGACAGATATCTGAGGTAAAGGagctttttaataaattaaataaaatctgatttttacaAGCCTTGGTGTAAAAATTCCACTTTAGTCTTTAGAGaatttatgatttttcttcctgtcagaGTAACTTTTCTTCATCGTTTTAGCCCACAGAATAAGTAAGCTGGAAGCCATGTCCTCTAaaggttttttaaaacagtCCGGAATATCTTTAATTGTTCTTGAAAATCTACTGCTTCTTTTGTTTCCTAAGACTTTTTCTTACTCTCTGTTTATTCTCTACAAGTTTCCAGGAGTGTACTTGCTAGTTTCCAGGAATGGAGGATCGGTGGATTATATATAATATGAGAATAAGATGATTTTgctggtctcttttttttcttatcacagctcctccctttcctcttcactGTTGgtgaaaatgtcatttaaatgtACATAAATATAGCTTTGAAATAAGGATGGAATTAGCATTATTGCTATTGCTAGTTTTGcatataagatttttttaaattctcattttgATAGGATGCTTCAAATTTCCATGTCAGCACACTGATGTTACTTCCTGAATCTATAaatgtgtggggttttgtgaAAATGGGTCTTGGGCAGATTTCGAAAGAAATTCAGGGATTTGCAGTCACTTTTTATTCTGAGATGTTTGCAAGCTGCCTAGTTGTGTCTTGCCTGAAACCCAAATAGGAAGGTGGCAAAAACTGTGCCCTCTTTCAACCTGAACATAAAAATATGTTCAGGAGTATAAGATGAGATTCATCATGAAAGTCTGTGTGTAGCTGACTTTGGGAAATACCTGTTACCTAAAAGTTTGCTTTTTGaaggatgttaaaaaaatattagtaaaaTGGATTTTATGAATTGATTTTTAATAGGATATCAAAGCAATGGAACATAGAACGATTCAACCAAGATGAAAAAATGCAGATACACGTATGTGGAATGTGAaggaacagaataaaaaagcctCTAAAGATTGAGAGCTAAAACCTCCtagaaattcttttaaattcaaTGGAGTTGATATTTTCTTGAACACTGTTTAAGTATTGTATTTTATGCTTTGAGAGTATGAATGtttcaaaaatctgttttatttagtCATCAAGTGATATGTCCAAGTAGCTTAGTAAACAACTGATGCTCAGTCATCACACATCCTCTAAAGGAAAATTGTTCCATTAACTGATCTGCAATATCTGCATGAAATATGGTGAACATAAAACCAGTAATCACCAGTTATATGTGTGACtaatggaattttattttgttttgcagtttgaattattttacagtCAGCATTTTAGTGGGAGGAAGCTAACATGGTTACATTATCTTTGTACAGGTAAAACTAAATGCTCTGCTAAACTTATCCTCTATACCACTAACAATTATTTGTTAAAAGTCCTTTTCAAATGGCAACAGACTTTGAAGTTGGAAAAGTATGTTCCATATAAAGTCAActtataaattaatatttgctGCTTAGTGTTTCAGCAGTTTGTTTTGTAAACTTGCATATGTTATATGTGATTTATTAAATCCAAGTAAAACTTGAGTTGTGTGTTCTTAACTAGAAAATGGCACTGTGGAACTACTGGCTTAAAAACAATCACCCTGGAATTGTTTTTGTAATATCATATGTCCTGAATAATTTTAAGACTACATATTATACTTTTTTACTCAGATATGTAAGTATCTAAGTAAATACACACGTATACACTTATGTTTATATTTACTATGTAGAATATATGTTAAAAAACATCTTGGAAGAGATAGATAAAATTATTGTTCAGTTCAGTAAGTATCAGTCAATTGTAGTTTATTTCACGTGCTTTCAGTATCAGACTCTAATGACTCAGTACCACTGCATATTACATGGGAGTGAAAACTCTAACAATATAATGTAGCAGAATTTAATTCTGATAATAGAAGGCTTCAGTTAACTCACACTCAACATCTCAGATAAAATCTAAATCTGATTTCAGGTATATATGTtcagtgcttgcttttttttttttacctttaggGGTATTTAAAGAACATAAGGATACCGTGAAAAATGTAATGAGCAAGATTTTTATTTCGTTTGTAAATGTTTCTTTGGAATAACTTTCCTGTAATCACTGTTCTATGTAAGCTACTGCTAATTGAAGTTCCTGCATTGCAATGCATTAAGGCTATTTggaatttcccttttttatgACTATAAATTATATTGCATTATTCAAATTCAACACCATAGGTTTCTCCTTTCTGGAAAACACTACTCTGTTTCTGGTTAATCAGAGGGGTTTTTGTTGCAGAACACATTCTATATGTGTGAATTCACATCAGTTTTTACCTTCCCATTCCAAGTGTGCATCCTTAAATGCATCCTTAAGTGTGAACTGAATGTCTGGAAATCTATGAGAGCTCTCATAGTTAGGCTTCAGATGGCTTTTCAACAGATTCCATCAGCTCATAAAATACTACTTGTATCATTACAGGTGAAGttaaaatgaattatttgtgCAAACCTTATGTAGCCATGGTCACAACATACCAAATGGCAGTGTTGCTTGCCTTCAACAACAGTGAAACTGTCAGTTACAAGGAGCTTCAGGATAGTACACAAATGAATGACAAGGAACTGACAAAAACCATCAAATCCTTACTTGATGTCAAAATGATCAATCATGACTCAGATAAGGTAGGCAGTAATCATGTAAAAAAGTTTCATGTTTTCCGTCTTGTGATTCTAATATTTGTTGAGGACTTTTTTAATATAGGAGAATCTactatttgcttttttatccTAAACTGTAGTATGTAGTATTGACCCTTTTGGAAAATtataaatctgtatttataaGGAAAGAGGCAGGAGGAAGTAGACTGTGTCACACAGGCTCTATGCCCATAGCAGTATGGTATGCTGAAAAGGTAATAATGCTGGGACTGTTAGTTTTTTCTATTGCATTTTATCCATACAGCTTTAGACTCACTGCTGTTGAAGGGGAATACTCTTTAAATACACTACTTTCAAAGTTGTACTGGATCATGAGAAGGAACCCATCTAGAAAACCAGAGAAACCTGTATGAGATTAAGAGACTGAAAgtagcagcagctgcagagatttTCTGTGCTGACAGATtccaggaagaggaagaagaggctttttttttttttcttaactagGAGAATATTAGAAAATGGAAAGTGAGATCACAAGGATGATCTGTTGTGCTTGGCTGAAGCATAGGACATGATTCCAATAGCTAGAAATAAGCTCAAGTTTCAAAAGGAGCTGGGTATAT
Coding sequences within:
- the CUL2 gene encoding cullin-2 isoform X1, encoding MSLKPRVVDFDETWNKLLTTIKAVVMLDYVERATWNDRFSDIYALCVAYPEPLGERLYTETKIFLENHVRHLHKRVLEAEEQVLIMYHRYWEEYSKGADYMDCLYRYLNTQFIKKNKLTEADLQYGYGGVDMNEPLMEIGELALDMWRKLMIEPLQAILIRMLLREIKNPSTPPARQAEYQLRHFCFNTTGSRQDLEFDRCGEDPNQKVIHGVINSFVHVEQYKKKFPLKFYQEIFECPFLNETGEYYKQEASNLLQESNCSQYMEKVLGRLKDEEMRCRKYLHPSSYVKVIHECQQRMVADHLQFLHAECHNIIRQEKRSDMANMYTLLRAVSSGLPHMIQELQNHIHDEGLRATSNLSQENMPTQFVESVLEVHSKFVQLINTVLNGDQHFMSALDKALTSVVNYREPKSICKAPELLAKYCDNLLKKSAKGMTENEVEDKLTSFITVFKYIDDKDVFQKFYARMLAKRLIHGLSMSMDSEEAMINKLKQACGYEFTSKLHRMYTDMSVSADLNNKFNNFIKNQDTIIDLGISFQIYVLQAGAWPLTQAPSSTFAIPQELEKSVQMFELFYSQHFSGRKLTWLHYLCTGEVKMNYLCKPYVAMVTTYQMAVLLAFNNSETVSYKELQDSTQMNDKELTKTIKSLLDVKMINHDSDKEDIEAESTFSLNMNFSSKRTKFKITTSMQKDTPQEMEQTRSAVDEDRKMYLQAAIVRIMKARKVLRHNALIQEVISQSRARFNPSISMIKKCIEVLIDKQYIERSQASADEYSYVA
- the CUL2 gene encoding cullin-2 isoform X2 produces the protein MSLKPRVVDFDETWNKLLTTIKAVVMLDYVERATWNDRFSDIYALCVAYPEPLGERLYTETKIFLENHVRHLHKRVLEAEEQVLIMYHRYWEEYSKGADYMDCLYRYLNTQFIKKNKLTEADLQYGYGGVDMNEPLMEIGELALDMWRKLMIEPLQAILIRMLLREIKNDRCGEDPNQKVIHGVINSFVHVEQYKKKFPLKFYQEIFECPFLNETGEYYKQEASNLLQESNCSQYMEKVLGRLKDEEMRCRKYLHPSSYVKVIHECQQRMVADHLQFLHAECHNIIRQEKRSDMANMYTLLRAVSSGLPHMIQELQNHIHDEGLRATSNLSQENMPTQFVESVLEVHSKFVQLINTVLNGDQHFMSALDKALTSVVNYREPKSICKAPELLAKYCDNLLKKSAKGMTENEVEDKLTSFITVFKYIDDKDVFQKFYARMLAKRLIHGLSMSMDSEEAMINKLKQACGYEFTSKLHRMYTDMSVSADLNNKFNNFIKNQDTIIDLGISFQIYVLQAGAWPLTQAPSSTFAIPQELEKSVQMFELFYSQHFSGRKLTWLHYLCTGEVKMNYLCKPYVAMVTTYQMAVLLAFNNSETVSYKELQDSTQMNDKELTKTIKSLLDVKMINHDSDKEDIEAESTFSLNMNFSSKRTKFKITTSMQKDTPQEMEQTRSAVDEDRKMYLQAAIVRIMKARKVLRHNALIQEVISQSRARFNPSISMIKKCIEVLIDKQYIERSQASADEYSYVA